From Desulfoplanes formicivorans:
ACCTCTCAAGGCCACAACCCCGGCAGGCACGCAAGCGGGAAAATCGCCTCGCACAAGGGCGTGCATCCGGGCACACACATGACGTCTTTCTCCTGGATACTTTCCCCAGGCCCAAAAATAGTGTAGACTTTCAGATCACCTTCCACCCGGAAGACTGTTTGCCCCTCACTTTGACGCAAGAGGTCTCGTGAATCCCTTGTTCATCTCCTCCATCATTGGTGCCATTCGCGGGCTCAAACGCGTCTGCCCCCGCTGCAGGCACGCCCAGATCGTCTCCTTGGATAACAAAAACAGGACAGTACGCTGCTCGCGATGCGGTGCACATATTCCCCCGTCCAAGCCCAAACAGGGCCCCGCTACCTGAAAAACATCACAAGAGACGCAAAAACGTCTTGAAAACAGGACAGGGGTTGGTTCCGCCTGCCCGAATGTTGAAAGAATGTGCTGGTCGGGGGGATGTCTCCGTGGACAGTATTCGTGTGGAGACCATAGTCAAACTTCTGATCCGTGAAAAATTTTTCTGGAAATAAGCGATATGGGGAAAAAATGCAAAATCGGCTGCTGCGCCTGTTTTCCCTCTTACGGAAGAGAGATCCCGGAAAAATATCAATCCCATGCGCCGCCAATCCCTGCCAGGAAAACAATGCGCGTGATTCACTCCGAGTTCGGCCTTCTTATGCCCATGGGTATTGCCTGGACCGAGAGCGACACCAGGGGGCTGGTCAACATGCAATGCATGACGGAAGCCATGAAGGGGATGCTCCTCTGAACCCAGGACGCCCTTCGGCCCTTTGATTGGGGCCACCCGCCAGCCTACCAGGGGTCTCCCACCGTCTCCATGATGGTCCCCACATTCCGTCCATGGGTATAATGCTCCATCACGAATTCCAAAACCTTTGCCAAAAGATCCAGGGCCTCCTCTGGAGCAAAGACCCCGGGAAGTTCCCGGCCCAACCGGGGATGACGACCCAGTTTGCCTCCCACCACCACCCGGTATCCGGTACTCACCGGGACCAGAGCGGACTGTTCACACACCCGCACGCACGTACCGCACCCAAGGCATGATCCTCCCGCTATCTGCACGCCCTCTTCCATGGCCGTAATGGCCCCATCCGGACACGCCCGGATGCATTTGCCGCACCCGATGCAAAGATCCTGATCCACCACGGGATACTCGGCGGCAATAAACCCCACATCCACGATATGCGGCCTGGAACAGCCATTGGCACAGGCAGCAATGCTGACTCGAAACTGGTGGTGATGACCTATCCTGCCATGCACGTTTTCCTGCAAAAAGGCCGGCCATCCGGAATGTTCAATGACCCGGCTCACCTCCCGGGCAAACCCGTGGGCAAGCTCCAGGCCTTTTGGACATCCGGCAGGGCGGGTCCCTCGACAGACAATGACCTCATGGGTGGATGGTGGTGTCATGCTGATCCCCTTGTAATTGGTTGGTTTCCTTGCTGCCCGATTCCCGGGCATTGCCCCGGGTCAAACAGCCTTTGTGCTTTATGAACACAGGCCCGCATGGCCGTTTTTCCCCGGCAATGTGAACTCTCCGGATATGTCCTCGCACACAAAAGGATTCCATTTTTTTGTTTGACAAACCCATTTGTTATCTAGATGGCCTATTGCTGTTTTTTTCTTCAACCCAAACAGGAGAGACAATGAAACAGATATTTGTCATTGCCATGGCCATGATTCTTGGTGGATGTGCAGGAAGTGGCGGCTTCAACATGAACGGAGCACCGCAACAGGCAACCATTGCACAGCTCGAATATACCTCTGTGGGCGTTACCTCGAAATACAAACTGGGTAACCTGGCCACCGGAACCTACAGGTCCCTGGGCGCCGAAGCCGGCTTGGTGGTGCATACCGGGGTGCAGAAGATTTCCCTGACTGTTGACGCCGCTGAACACTGGTCCATTGAAACAACCAGTGACAGGACCGCTGTCAAAAACATCGGCCTTGAAATCGATATCAAGAATCCCTATGTGGCCACGGTCAAAAAAGGAAACAAAAAAATCGGCTCCATGTACTTCAACGTCCCGTCCATTGACGGAACCAAGCAGGCCCTCAAATACATCGGCCTGGACAACCTGATCCAGCGCAACCTCGCCCTGACCGGCCAGGCCATGATCCACAAGAAGGGTTTCCTGCTGGATCCCGTGTACACGGACCGTTCCGGCAAGAACCAATCCAGCCCCATAGGGTACAAGGTCACGGACACCCGTCACAAACTGCTGGGCATGATCCAGGTGGATCATAACGCCATGGGCGGCCAGGTTCTGCAGGTCATGGTGGTTCCCGGACTCAATCCCATCACCCGGCAAAGTGTCGTATCCATGCTTCTTGTGGCCGGCTATGCCGTGTAAAGAGCACCCTTGCCTTGTGACCAAAAAGCAGGGCTTGTGCCTGCATGAGTCCTGCTTTTCGGTCTGCGTTGCAGACCGTTCCCGGCACCATCCTGCTAGGCCACGATTGTTTATGGAGGACCCTGGCATGATCGGCATGCGCGCCTGAGACGGATCCCAGGCCACCCGACCAAAAGCATGATCCATGGGGACCCGCGGAAACCGACCATTCCGGGTCCATCCTTTTATCCTTCCGCTCTCATGGACAGAGAAATCCGCTTTCTGGCAACATTCACCTCCAGAACCGCAACCTCCACCTGCTGGCCCACCTTGACCACGTCGGCCGGATCCTTCACGTATCTGTCGGCCAATTGGCTTATGTGCACCAGACCGTCCTGGTGAACCCCCACATCCACAAAGGCCCCGAACCGGGTCACATTGGTGACAATGCCCGGCAGACGCATGCCCGGTTGGAGGTCCTGGATGGCAGCCACGTTGTCCGCAAAGACAAAGGGCTTGAACACCGATCGGGGGTCCCGGCCGGGTTTTTTCAACTCGGCCATGATATGGCGCAGCGTGGGCAGGCCCACCTTGTGGGTAACATAGTCCTTGATGCGGATGTGTTCCTGCAAGGCAGGGGAAGCCATGAGCTCGCTGACCGTACATCCGAGATCCCTGGCCATGGTTTCCACAAGGGGATAACGTTCAGGATGCACGGCCGAACCGTCCAGAGGCTGTTTGCCTCCCCGGATACGCAAAAACCCGGCTGCCTGTTCAAAGGCCTTGGGGCCGAGGCGTTTGACCTTGAGAAGCTGCTTGCGGGAGGTGAACGGGCCGTGTTCGTTCCTGTACGCCACAATATGGGCCGCCAATGTCGGTCCAAGCCCGGACACAAATGTCAACAATTCCTTGCTGGCCCAATTCACATCAACTCCGACCTGGTTGACGCAGGAAACCACCACATCTTCCAGGCTTTTCTTGAGTTCTTTCTGATCCACATCATGCTGATACTGCCCCACCCCGATGGCCTTGGGATCAATCTTGACCAGTTCGGCCAGGGGGTCCATGAGCCGGCGGGCAATGGACACAGCGCCCCGCACCGTGACATCATGGTGGGGAAACTCCTCCCTGGCAACACGGGAAGCCGAATAGACCGAAGCCCCCGACTCGTTGACCATGACAACATCCACCTCAGGTCCCAAATCCAGAGAACGGACAAAGGATTCGGTTTCCCGCCCGGCCGTACCATTGCCAATGGCAACGGCCTGGATATGATATCGGGTGCATAACGCGGTCACCTGCCGGGCAGCCTGAACCCGTTTCTTGTCACCAGGAAAGGGGAAGATGGTTTCAGCATGGACCAGCCCGCCCTGCTCGTCCAGACAAACCAGCTTGACGCCGGTCCTGAACCCGGGATCAAGTCCCATGATCCGCTTGGGTCCCAGAGGCGGCGCCATGAGCAATTGGCGAAGATTTTCCGCAAACACCCGGATGGCTTCCTGGTCTGCCCGTTTCTTGAGCTCTCCGCGAAGTTCCGTTTCCATGGACGGAGCAAGGAGCCGCTTGTAGGCATCCCGGGCTGCCAGCTCCACCTGCCTGGCCGACGGTGTATTGTTTTGTACCGCATGAGACAGGACGAGCGCCATGGCTTGGGTTTCATCGGGCAGGATCCTGAGCCCCAGAACCCCCTCGCGCTCCCCCCGCAACACGGCCAGAATCCGATGGCTCGGAGCCTGAGACGCCTTTTCCGACCAGGCAAAATAATCCTTGAACTTGATCCCCTCTTCCTGTTTTCCCGGTTTCACCCTGGTCACAATACGGGCCTGGGTGGCAAACAATCGACGCAGTTTCTTGCGCAATGATCCGTCTTCACTCAACATTTCAGCCAGGATATGCCGGGCGCCCTCAAGGGCCAGGGAGCCATCCATAACCCCCTTGTCCGGATCCACATACCTGCCGGCCAGAGCATCAACATCCCCGGGTTGCTGCCGCAACAACACCTTGGCCAGGGGAGCCAGTCCCTTTTCCCTGGCCATGGCCGCCTTGGTCCGCCGCTTGGGTCGGTACGGCAGATAGATATCCTCGAGCACGGGCAGACTTTCGGCCGCAGCAATGCGATCGCGCAAAGCAGCGGTCAACAGATCCCGCTCCCCCAGGGAAGCAAGAATGGCCTCCCGCCGCTGATCAAGTTGCGCTAGTCTGGCCAGCCCATCCCTGATCCCGGCAATGGCCACCTCATCCAGGTCGCCGGTCATTTCCTTGCGATACCGGGCAATGAACGGAACGGTTGCCCCTTCGCCCAACAGCCCGGCAACCTTTTCCACCTGGCCCGTTCCCAAGCCCATTTCCCTGGCCACACGTGCACATTGTTCCTTCACATTCACCTTCCACCGTCAAAGGGTTCATCTGCACAGACGAAACCAAAACCCGACGGGCGTCAACCACTGACGGACAGGAAAAAGGGATTGACATCTACCCCACAACTCCATATTGGCCCAACCAAATGAAACAAAAAGAGACCATGACACATCCGGAAACATCAGCCCGGCCTCCCAAAAAACTGTATATCGAAATTGTCCATCGGATCAGGACCCTGATCCAGGAAGACGAATTCGGACCGGGTTCCCGGCTGCCTGCCGAGCGAAAACTGGCCCAGCAGTTCGGGGTTTCCCGCAATTCCGTGCGTGAGGCCATCAAGCAGCTGGAAGAGGCCGGTATCCTTGAAAGCCGGATGGGTGCCGGAACCTATGTGGCGGCCAAAAACAAGAAAACCCTGGTCCGGGCCCTGGCCAGGGAACTGGAGCGTGGCAAAGCCCGCATCAGGGAAATCTTCGAGATACGAACCATGCTCGAACCCCAGATCGCGGGACTGGCGGCCACACGGATCAGCACAACCCACCTCAACAACCTGCACAAAATCATCACCAGGC
This genomic window contains:
- a CDS encoding Tex family protein; this encodes MKEQCARVAREMGLGTGQVEKVAGLLGEGATVPFIARYRKEMTGDLDEVAIAGIRDGLARLAQLDQRREAILASLGERDLLTAALRDRIAAAESLPVLEDIYLPYRPKRRTKAAMAREKGLAPLAKVLLRQQPGDVDALAGRYVDPDKGVMDGSLALEGARHILAEMLSEDGSLRKKLRRLFATQARIVTRVKPGKQEEGIKFKDYFAWSEKASQAPSHRILAVLRGEREGVLGLRILPDETQAMALVLSHAVQNNTPSARQVELAARDAYKRLLAPSMETELRGELKKRADQEAIRVFAENLRQLLMAPPLGPKRIMGLDPGFRTGVKLVCLDEQGGLVHAETIFPFPGDKKRVQAARQVTALCTRYHIQAVAIGNGTAGRETESFVRSLDLGPEVDVVMVNESGASVYSASRVAREEFPHHDVTVRGAVSIARRLMDPLAELVKIDPKAIGVGQYQHDVDQKELKKSLEDVVVSCVNQVGVDVNWASKELLTFVSGLGPTLAAHIVAYRNEHGPFTSRKQLLKVKRLGPKAFEQAAGFLRIRGGKQPLDGSAVHPERYPLVETMARDLGCTVSELMASPALQEHIRIKDYVTHKVGLPTLRHIMAELKKPGRDPRSVFKPFVFADNVAAIQDLQPGMRLPGIVTNVTRFGAFVDVGVHQDGLVHISQLADRYVKDPADVVKVGQQVEVAVLEVNVARKRISLSMRAEG
- a CDS encoding FadR/GntR family transcriptional regulator; this encodes MTHPETSARPPKKLYIEIVHRIRTLIQEDEFGPGSRLPAERKLAQQFGVSRNSVREAIKQLEEAGILESRMGAGTYVAAKNKKTLVRALARELERGKARIREIFEIRTMLEPQIAGLAATRISTTHLNNLHKIITRQEQAVGNIKTFTALDARFHRLLVQAAGNEVLEQVMVTLRSILRESRSAPLMTTARQHASIKGHRAIVEALSNRDAQGAIRAMNEHIRDIEQPDPTPD
- a CDS encoding 4Fe-4S binding protein; protein product: MTPPSTHEVIVCRGTRPAGCPKGLELAHGFAREVSRVIEHSGWPAFLQENVHGRIGHHHQFRVSIAACANGCSRPHIVDVGFIAAEYPVVDQDLCIGCGKCIRACPDGAITAMEEGVQIAGGSCLGCGTCVRVCEQSALVPVSTGYRVVVGGKLGRHPRLGRELPGVFAPEEALDLLAKVLEFVMEHYTHGRNVGTIMETVGDPW